The following proteins are co-located in the Dyadobacter chenwenxiniae genome:
- a CDS encoding THUMP domain-containing class I SAM-dependent RNA methyltransferase: MSYFTTPSRVIITCHKRLAPYLEQEVKDLGFGIEEAFVTGLRIKASINECIKLNLNLYCASQVLYSLGSFTANHPDDVYRFLIQMPWEDIIAGEGYFSVTSNVQNPTINNSMFANLRVKDAIVDRFRDKKGTRPTTGSDLVGAVIHLFWKNDSAEIFIDTSGDSLARHGYRKIPGRAPMLEALASATILASRWDRNTTFINPMCGSGTLAIEAALIATNSRPGLFRDNFAFMHVLGYDKEIYYAEQDKLEEQIREVPGLRIIATDYSNVAIANAQKNAIAAGVSGLIDFECCDFAETEVPNENKGVFFINPEYGDRLGEIAELEETYARIGNFMKQRCGGYFGYVFTGNLDLAKKIGLKAKRRIEFYTSTIDCRLLEYELYEGTRREFNPPAEPLA, encoded by the coding sequence ATGTCATATTTCACAACACCGTCCCGCGTCATTATCACTTGTCACAAACGCCTTGCGCCCTATCTGGAACAAGAGGTAAAAGATCTGGGATTCGGCATCGAGGAAGCTTTTGTCACCGGATTACGGATCAAAGCGTCTATTAATGAGTGTATTAAATTAAACCTGAATCTTTACTGCGCAAGTCAGGTCCTGTACAGCCTCGGCTCCTTTACTGCCAATCACCCGGACGATGTGTACCGGTTTTTGATCCAGATGCCATGGGAAGATATCATTGCCGGAGAAGGCTATTTTTCGGTTACCAGCAATGTTCAAAACCCGACGATCAATAACAGCATGTTTGCAAACCTGCGCGTGAAGGATGCGATCGTCGACCGGTTCCGGGACAAAAAAGGCACCCGGCCGACAACTGGTTCAGATTTGGTTGGCGCCGTGATCCATTTATTCTGGAAGAATGATTCTGCTGAAATTTTCATAGACACGTCGGGCGATTCGCTGGCGCGTCACGGTTACCGTAAAATCCCTGGTCGTGCGCCCATGCTTGAAGCGCTGGCCTCGGCAACCATTCTGGCAAGCCGCTGGGACCGGAACACTACATTCATCAATCCGATGTGCGGCTCGGGAACGTTGGCGATTGAAGCGGCATTGATTGCCACGAACAGCCGCCCCGGCTTGTTCCGGGATAATTTCGCGTTCATGCACGTACTCGGTTACGACAAGGAAATATATTATGCCGAACAGGATAAGCTCGAAGAACAGATCAGAGAAGTGCCAGGCCTAAGGATCATCGCTACGGATTACAGCAATGTGGCCATTGCCAATGCGCAGAAGAACGCGATCGCAGCCGGCGTGTCCGGGCTGATCGATTTTGAATGCTGTGACTTCGCCGAGACAGAAGTTCCGAATGAAAACAAAGGCGTATTTTTCATCAATCCCGAATATGGTGACCGGCTGGGCGAAATTGCAGAGCTGGAAGAAACTTATGCGCGGATCGGCAATTTTATGAAACAAAGGTGTGGCGGATATTTCGGTTATGTGTTTACCGGAAACCTCGATCTTGCTAAGAAAATCGGGCTGAAAGCCAAGCGCAGAATCGAGTTCTATACCAGCACAATCGACTGTCGCTTACTGGAATACGAGCTTTATGAAGGCACGCGGAGAGAATTTAATCCGCCCGCTGAACCATTGGCATAA
- a CDS encoding DUF3891 family protein, with the protein MIVNYQEDGWQIISQRAHGLLSGQICFYWKHDFRPERWLETIIATTEHDDVFNEFVNDDNLLNENGGPVNFKMRKFDEDKCEELLQLALSKSRYIALLTSQHIQFLYEKETDKHIVAYCKKLKTWDGKWRKEAGLDEKEIRTAYQILEWCDALSLLICQNQVPPEGRKIEISRGPDNQQYELWSPEESVLHVTPWPFDTDSFKIHFESKTMTQLKFDNVIAFREKLKDAPVQFHTYLISK; encoded by the coding sequence ATGATCGTTAATTATCAGGAAGACGGCTGGCAGATCATTTCCCAACGCGCACACGGGCTGCTTTCGGGACAAATATGCTTTTACTGGAAACACGACTTCCGGCCGGAACGCTGGCTGGAAACAATCATTGCAACCACGGAGCACGACGATGTGTTCAATGAATTTGTTAATGATGACAATTTGCTGAATGAAAACGGCGGTCCGGTCAATTTTAAAATGCGAAAGTTTGATGAAGATAAATGTGAAGAACTCCTCCAACTCGCCCTTTCCAAAAGCCGTTATATCGCGCTCCTCACTTCGCAGCACATTCAGTTTTTGTATGAGAAAGAAACAGACAAGCACATCGTCGCTTACTGTAAAAAGTTGAAAACCTGGGACGGGAAGTGGCGGAAAGAGGCCGGATTAGATGAAAAAGAAATAAGGACGGCTTACCAGATCCTTGAATGGTGCGACGCATTGTCATTATTGATATGCCAAAATCAGGTTCCTCCAGAAGGTCGGAAAATTGAAATCAGCCGAGGACCAGACAATCAGCAATACGAACTCTGGTCGCCGGAAGAAAGTGTACTGCATGTGACGCCCTGGCCGTTTGATACGGACAGTTTTAAAATTCATTTTGAGTCAAAAACGATGACACAACTGAAATTTGACAATGTTATTGCGTTTCGCGAGAAGCTGAAAGACGCCCCTGTGCAGTTCCACACCTATTTAATTTCCAAATAA
- the treZ gene encoding malto-oligosyltrehalose trehalohydrolase has product MIDNEKLLPGVRFNEFGEANVVVWAPELDEVSLLLVESEVQLPLKKQELGYWSLQTGALKAGDIYQFIVNGNRSPDPASLWQPQGVHGPSAAYDLRSFKWTDKNLPQVALKDYIIYELHTGTFTEEGTFAAMESKLDYLVDLGINAIEIMPVSQFAGARNWGYDGVLPYCVQDSYGGPEALQHLVNACHEKGLAVILDVVYNHIGPEGNVLPQYGPYFTDRYNTPWGDAINFDDAWCDGVRGYFIENVLMWFRDFHIDALRMDAVHAIKDMSPVHILQEMKSRVNELAEQTGKAHYLIVEMDLNDTKFIKPTSKGGYGLDGQWVDEFHHALRVASGQQRSGYYSDFEPITSLAKSYKDAYVYDGTFSEHRKRIFGVKADGYPGEQFVVFSQNHDHVGNRMLGERTSQLVSFEMQKLLAGAVLVSPYLPMLFMGEEYSERNPFMYFVSHTDPELAEAVRKGRKREFAAFHIEGEAPDPMGVETFNSSKLQWSLLPKEPHQTMFQFYKTLIQLRKSQPALHNMDRQAIEVEPDVVNETITIRRWSGEQEIIVVLNFSKSVRETWLPERGSGWKKLIASSDSQWNGIGIMADPPADRLIMLAPESFAVFTNS; this is encoded by the coding sequence ATGATTGACAACGAAAAGCTGCTGCCGGGAGTAAGATTTAATGAATTCGGAGAAGCAAATGTGGTTGTATGGGCACCGGAGCTTGATGAGGTGTCGCTCTTGCTGGTTGAATCTGAGGTGCAATTGCCACTCAAAAAGCAGGAACTGGGCTATTGGTCATTGCAAACAGGCGCACTCAAAGCGGGCGACATTTACCAGTTCATTGTAAATGGAAACCGTTCGCCCGACCCGGCGTCCCTCTGGCAACCGCAAGGTGTCCACGGGCCGTCTGCCGCTTATGACCTCAGAAGTTTTAAATGGACGGATAAAAATCTGCCCCAGGTCGCTCTGAAAGATTACATCATTTACGAACTGCATACAGGCACTTTTACGGAAGAAGGCACGTTCGCCGCTATGGAAAGCAAGCTGGATTATCTGGTTGATCTGGGCATTAATGCGATTGAGATTATGCCCGTTTCGCAATTTGCAGGTGCCCGTAATTGGGGTTACGACGGCGTGTTACCGTATTGTGTGCAGGATTCCTACGGCGGACCCGAGGCGTTGCAGCATCTCGTCAATGCATGCCATGAAAAAGGGCTTGCAGTTATTCTGGACGTTGTGTATAACCACATTGGCCCGGAGGGTAATGTGCTGCCGCAGTATGGTCCTTATTTTACAGATAGATACAACACACCCTGGGGAGATGCGATCAACTTTGATGATGCCTGGTGTGACGGTGTACGCGGTTATTTTATAGAAAATGTCCTGATGTGGTTCCGGGACTTTCACATAGATGCACTAAGAATGGATGCCGTACATGCGATTAAGGATATGAGCCCGGTTCATATTTTACAGGAAATGAAAAGCCGTGTGAATGAATTGGCAGAGCAAACCGGGAAGGCGCATTACCTGATCGTGGAAATGGATCTGAATGATACGAAGTTCATTAAACCGACATCAAAGGGAGGTTACGGATTGGATGGACAGTGGGTAGATGAATTTCACCACGCATTACGTGTCGCTTCTGGCCAGCAGCGAAGCGGTTATTATTCTGATTTTGAGCCGATAACGTCGCTGGCAAAATCCTATAAAGATGCTTACGTATACGACGGGACGTTTTCCGAACATCGGAAGCGGATATTTGGTGTAAAGGCCGATGGTTACCCGGGGGAGCAGTTTGTGGTTTTTTCTCAAAACCATGATCATGTAGGCAACCGGATGCTGGGTGAGCGGACGAGCCAGCTGGTTTCGTTTGAAATGCAAAAGTTGCTTGCTGGGGCCGTTTTGGTGAGTCCTTATCTGCCTATGTTGTTTATGGGAGAGGAATATAGCGAGCGCAATCCATTTATGTATTTCGTGAGTCATACAGATCCTGAGCTGGCGGAAGCTGTCAGGAAGGGTAGGAAGCGCGAATTTGCCGCGTTTCACATAGAAGGCGAAGCGCCAGATCCGATGGGTGTGGAGACATTCAATAGTTCGAAGTTGCAATGGTCTTTGCTGCCGAAGGAGCCACACCAAACGATGTTTCAGTTTTACAAAACACTGATTCAGCTGAGGAAAAGCCAGCCTGCATTGCATAATATGGACCGGCAAGCAATTGAAGTTGAGCCGGATGTGGTAAATGAGACCATTACGATTCGTCGCTGGTCCGGGGAGCAGGAAATTATTGTGGTCCTCAATTTCTCTAAATCAGTCCGTGAAACCTGGTTGCCTGAGCGGGGCAGCGGGTGGAAAAAACTGATCGCATCTTCGGATTCTCAATGGAATGGCATAGGGATAATGGCCGACCCGCCTGCCGACAGGCTGATTATGCTTGCGCCCGAGAGCTTTGCCGTATTTACAAATTCCTGA
- a CDS encoding hybrid sensor histidine kinase/response regulator codes for MILIVDDRPENILPLKKILELHNFKTDSAESGEEALRKILKNSYSVIIMDVQMPGMDGFEVAEAISGFGKAKDTPIIFLSAVNKEKRFITKGYSSGGIDYLTKPVDPDILLLKVKTFNKLFEQQQELKSIQHSLQYEIEIRKKAQEELAGRMQELRFILESLPQIAFTIGIDGKIEFVNEHWFQLSRDATVFPESHPEDDLYRAWETHFKDGLEFTGEARLKHLDTQEYKYFLIKIIPILQNGSSIRWVGTFTDIHQQKMANELLEHKVELRTKELLDKNSELETTNHELQQFAWVVSHDLKEPLRKIQTFSHLIKDKYLKENPEAISYLNRSISSSARMSRLISDLLDYSRLSVKAHFQPTDLNALLEDLLSDFDEIILSKRAVIQLDKLPIIDTIPSQIRQVFQNLISNALKFSKEGTPPVIKISSTIIAEKFVDAEVDEGGHFCRIVIEDNGIGFDEKFLDRIFVIFQRLNNLGTYEGTGIGLAIAKKIMDKHNGIISARSAENRGAQFILILPLVQEQVLNETKTEN; via the coding sequence ATGATTCTGATTGTCGACGACAGGCCCGAAAATATACTTCCTTTAAAAAAGATTCTGGAACTGCACAATTTCAAAACGGATAGTGCAGAGTCGGGTGAAGAGGCGTTGAGAAAAATCCTGAAAAACAGCTATTCTGTGATCATAATGGATGTTCAGATGCCTGGTATGGACGGGTTTGAAGTGGCGGAGGCCATTTCTGGCTTCGGCAAAGCAAAAGACACGCCGATCATTTTCCTGTCTGCGGTGAACAAGGAAAAACGGTTTATTACCAAGGGTTACTCGTCGGGCGGCATTGATTACCTGACCAAACCCGTAGACCCGGATATTTTGTTGCTGAAAGTCAAAACATTCAATAAGCTGTTTGAGCAGCAGCAGGAACTCAAATCGATCCAGCATTCCCTGCAATATGAGATTGAAATCAGGAAAAAGGCACAGGAGGAACTGGCCGGGCGTATGCAGGAACTGCGTTTCATCCTGGAATCCCTTCCCCAGATCGCTTTCACCATCGGCATTGACGGAAAAATCGAATTTGTGAATGAACATTGGTTTCAGCTTTCCCGGGATGCCACCGTTTTTCCGGAATCTCATCCGGAAGACGACCTTTACCGTGCCTGGGAAACGCATTTTAAGGATGGCCTCGAATTCACAGGTGAGGCAAGATTAAAGCATCTGGATACGCAGGAATACAAATATTTTCTGATCAAAATCATCCCGATCCTGCAAAACGGCTCGAGCATTCGCTGGGTAGGAACATTTACGGACATTCACCAGCAAAAAATGGCCAATGAGCTGCTGGAACACAAGGTGGAACTCCGAACGAAAGAACTCCTGGATAAGAATTCCGAGCTGGAAACGACCAATCACGAATTACAGCAATTTGCGTGGGTTGTTTCTCATGATTTGAAAGAACCTCTGCGCAAAATACAGACATTCAGCCATCTAATTAAAGACAAATACCTGAAAGAAAATCCTGAGGCCATTTCTTATCTCAACAGATCCATCAGCTCTTCGGCCCGAATGTCGCGCCTGATCAGCGATCTGCTGGATTATTCCAGGCTTTCCGTCAAGGCGCATTTCCAGCCTACCGACCTGAACGCGCTTCTGGAAGATCTTTTGTCCGATTTCGATGAGATTATCCTGAGCAAAAGAGCAGTAATCCAGCTCGATAAATTGCCCATTATTGACACCATTCCCAGTCAGATCCGGCAGGTTTTTCAAAATCTGATCAGCAATGCACTCAAATTCTCTAAAGAAGGGACGCCGCCGGTTATTAAGATATCCTCAACCATTATTGCGGAGAAATTTGTAGACGCCGAAGTCGATGAGGGCGGCCATTTTTGCAGGATCGTGATTGAAGATAATGGCATAGGCTTCGACGAGAAATTTCTCGACCGGATATTCGTCATCTTCCAGCGTCTTAACAACCTCGGTACTTACGAAGGGACGGGGATCGGACTGGCGATCGCGAAAAAGATCATGGACAAGCATAACGGGATCATTTCGGCCAGGAGCGCGGAAAATCGCGGAGCGCAATTTATTCTTATCCTGCCCCTGGTCCAGGAGCAGGTTTTAAATGAAACCAAAACTGAAAATTAG